The Cystobacter fuscus DSM 2262 DNA segment CGACCTCGGCCTCGCTCTGGAGCGACTCGAGGATGCGCACGGCCCAGGACGTGGCCTGCTCGTTCTTGCGCAGGAACTCGGAGACGGGGGCGATGGCGTCCTTGCCGAAGCCCTTGATGAGCTCGAAGACGTGCTCCTTCTCGTCCGCGTCCGTGGTGAGCGGCTCCACGTTGATGGTGTAGCGGTGCATGAGCACGGTGACGGCCTCGGGGAACTTCATCTCCCCGAGCTGCTGGATGGCCTTCTGCCGGGAGGTGGGGTCGCCGTACTTCTGGGTGACCTTGGGCTTGAGCTTGAGGGCTTTGTCGGGGCCGGAGCCGCCGAGGAAGTCGAAGATACCCATGAGTGAAGAGGCTCCGAGGGGGGTGAGTCGGGTTCTTGAGGGCCGTGTAGGACGCGGCGGAGGGGAACGCAAGAGGCTTGGGGGGAATGCCCGGGGGCGGCGGCCTAGAGGTGGAGCGCGCCCCGGACATCCGTCTGGTAGGCCTGGGCGAGCGACTCCGCGGCGCGGCGCGCCTCGTCCGAGAGGTTCTCGGGCACCTTGATCTGGAGGGTGAGGTAGAGATCTCCCGGAGGCCCGCCCTTGAGCGAGGGCGAGCCGCGGCCCTTGAGGCGCATCTTGCGGCCGGACTGGGAGCCCGGGGGAACCTTGACGGTGACCTCGCCCTGGAAGGTGGGCACGCGGATCTCCGCGCCCAGCATGGCCTCGGAGACGGTCACCGGGAGATCCATGGACAGATCATCTCCGTCCCGGCGCACCAGGGGGTGCTCGGACACGATCGTCTCGATGTAGAGATCGCCCGGAGGGCCGCCCCGGGAGCCCGCGGAGCCCTGTCCGGACAGGCGCACCTTGGAGCCGGTCTGCACGCCCGCGGGAATCTTCACGGTGAGCCGGGCCGTCTCGTCGAGCACGCCCGAGCCCTGGCAGGAAGGGCAGGGGGGAGCGGCGCGTCCGGAGCCGCGGCAACTGGGGCAGGTGCCCCCCGCGGCCATCCCCAGCATGCCACCTGCCCGGCGCACCTTGCCCGTGCCCCCGCAGGTGGCGCACGTGGTGGGAGTGCCCACCTGGCCCGAGCCCTGGCAGCGCTGACAGCGTCCGGGACGTTGCAGCGAGATGCTGCGCTCGGTGCCGGTGAGGGCCTCGGCGAAGCTGAGCGTGAGCGTGGCCGAGATGTCTTCGCCCGGAGTGGGACCCGCCGCCCGGCCGCCCGCGCGCCCGAAGACCTCCCCGATGTCCACCCCGCCGGCGCCGCCGCCCGCGCGCCCGAAGATGTCGCCCAGGATGTCCCCCAGGTCGAAGTCCACGCCGCCGCCCCCCCCACCGCCACCGCCGAAGGGCATCCCTCCACCCGAGGCGCGCGCGGCCTTGTAGGCGCGATACTGCTGGGCCTTCTTCTCGTCGAACCCGAGCTTGGCGGCCTCCTCGCCGAACTCGTCATAGAGCTTGCGCTTCTTCTCGTCCGACAGCACCTCGAAGGCGGCGTTGAGTTGCTTGAACTTCTCCTCGGCGCTCTTGTCCCCCGGGTTGACATCCGGGTGGTACTTGCGCGCGAGCTTGCGGAAGGCCTTCTTGATGTCTTCGGCCGGTGCCGTCCGGGACACGCCGAGAATCTGGTAATAGTCGTCCGCCATGTGCTTGGCATCCTCCACGATTGCAAGAACGTAACCAGTTGTACGGAGAGCGCCAGCATGGCGTGTTGCCCTGGGTCCGGATGTATAAAGTGAGGGGACCGAGGAAGAATCATGGGTGCGCCGCGCGGACGAACCGTGAAGAGGGGACTGGTAGTGGGCTGTCTCGCGCTGGTGCCGGTGACTTCCGGTGGGGCCGTGGCGCGGGCCGCGCCGCCGACTTCCCTGGAGGGCTCTCGGGTGTTGGATCGGGTGGTGGCGGTCGTGGGCGGGCAGGTGCTGACCCTGAGCGAGTTGGAATTCGAGGCCCGGGTGGCGCTCGTGGAGCGGGGGGGGGTCCGGGCGGCCGATGAGCGGCTGGACGAGCGCACGCTCCTGGGCGCGCTCGAGCTGGGCATCAATCAGCGGCTGCTGGTGGCGGGGGCGGATCGCCTGCAGGCCTTCGCCGTGGAGCGCTCGGCGGTGGAGGATCGGCTGCGGCGGTTCCGGGAGCGCTTCGAGGACGAGCCGGCGCTGTTGTCCTTCCTGGCGCGGCACGACGCGGATCTGGATCAATTGATGGTGGTGCTGGAGCGGAGCGCGCGGGCCGAGCGCATCCTGGACAGCCGGATCCGTCTGCGCGCCCAGGTGAGCGAGGCGGAGGTGCGGCGCTACTGGGAGGAACACAAGTCGACCCTGGGGGGGTCCTACGAGGGCGTGCACGACGCCTTGAAGGAGCGGTTGATGCGGGAGCGCTACGGAGAGCTCGCGAAGGAGGAGTTCAAGCGGATCCGGGCGGACGCGCGGGTGCGCCGGGTGGCGCCCTTCGCCCAGGAGGCGCGGCCATGAGGCGGATGCGGGAGGAGCCCCGGGGGAGCAAGCCGCCGGGCGCCCGGCCGTCCGATTTCCTCCTGCGGCGGATGACGCACGACGATCTGCCCGCGGTGATGGAGCTGGAGAAGGCGTCGTTCACCAACCCCTGGTCGCTGGAACTGCTGCGGCGCGAGCTGGGGCACGACTGGTCCGTCATCTTCCTGCTCGAGGAGCCGACCGAGGAGGGAGGCCGTCGGCTGCTGGGCATCTCCATCTTCTGGATCGTCCACGACGAGGTGCACGTGCTCAACGTGGCCACGACCCCGGAGCACCGGCGGCGCGGGGTGGGGCGAGCCCTGATGGAAGCCACCCTGGCCGAGGGCCGGGCACGCAAGTGCAGCCTGGCGACACTCGAGGTGCGCAAGAGCAACGAGGCCGCCATCAACCTCTACAAATCATTCGGGTTCCGTCCGGTGGGCGTACGGCCCAACTACTACGTGGACGAGGGCCAGGCCGCCGAGGACGCGATCGTGATGGTCCTCGACTTCTAGCGACCGGGGGAGTAGAGGAGCGCGGCCATCCGTAGAGTGTGGGGAACGACCGCCAGTGCTTGACACGGGGGGTCCCCTCCCTATACTCGCGGCCCTTTTTCAAAGCGCAGTGGTAGGTGTGTATGCGCCCCCGGGTACACCCGCCCGGGACAATCGGGAAGGAAGAGGAGTTCAGTGCCGACCATCAGCCAGCTGGTCCGTCAGGGCCGCGAGAAGTTGAACATCAAGGGCAAGAGCCCCGCTCTGAAGGAGTGCCCTCAGAAGCGTGGCGTTTGCACCCGCGTGTACACCACGACGCCGAAGAAGCCGAACTCGGCCCTTCGCAAGGTGGCGCGCGTTCGTCTGACGAAC contains these protein-coding regions:
- a CDS encoding HEAT repeat domain-containing protein, with amino-acid sequence MGIFDFLGGSGPDKALKLKPKVTQKYGDPTSRQKAIQQLGEMKFPEAVTVLMHRYTINVEPLTTDADEKEHVFELIKGFGKDAIAPVSEFLRKNEQATSWAVRILESLQSEAEVVSTVVDTLTALSSQYMRDPEKKVVLLHYITGKQDERIAPALLPFLDDMSDDVKLAALKALGPLKYAPAREPIQKLTTGDTARRVQMAAAQALQESGFQA
- the dnaJ gene encoding molecular chaperone DnaJ, with amino-acid sequence MADDYYQILGVSRTAPAEDIKKAFRKLARKYHPDVNPGDKSAEEKFKQLNAAFEVLSDEKKRKLYDEFGEEAAKLGFDEKKAQQYRAYKAARASGGGMPFGGGGGGGGGVDFDLGDILGDIFGRAGGGAGGVDIGEVFGRAGGRAAGPTPGEDISATLTLSFAEALTGTERSISLQRPGRCQRCQGSGQVGTPTTCATCGGTGKVRRAGGMLGMAAGGTCPSCRGSGRAAPPCPSCQGSGVLDETARLTVKIPAGVQTGSKVRLSGQGSAGSRGGPPGDLYIETIVSEHPLVRRDGDDLSMDLPVTVSEAMLGAEIRVPTFQGEVTVKVPPGSQSGRKMRLKGRGSPSLKGGPPGDLYLTLQIKVPENLSDEARRAAESLAQAYQTDVRGALHL
- the rimI gene encoding ribosomal protein S18-alanine N-acetyltransferase, with the protein product MRRMREEPRGSKPPGARPSDFLLRRMTHDDLPAVMELEKASFTNPWSLELLRRELGHDWSVIFLLEEPTEEGGRRLLGISIFWIVHDEVHVLNVATTPEHRRRGVGRALMEATLAEGRARKCSLATLEVRKSNEAAINLYKSFGFRPVGVRPNYYVDEGQAAEDAIVMVLDF